Part of the Nicotiana sylvestris chromosome 5, ASM39365v2, whole genome shotgun sequence genome is shown below.
CTTGCCAAAGAAAATCCTCAAACACATTGAGACTATATGCAAGAAATTCTTGTGTACTGGAGAAGTTGGTATTTCCAGGAAAGCACTACTAGCATGGGATACTTTATGTAAGACCAAGGCTACTGGAGGGATGAATATAACTGACATAACACTCTGGAACAAAACTGCCATTTGTAAGTCATTGTGGAATCATTGCAAAAAGAAAGACATATTGTGGGTTACATGGGTTCATATGTATTACATAAAGGAAAAGCCAAGTGAGGAAGTTCAGGCTAAGCAAGCATCATAATTTAATTCAGAAGATCATGAAAGCAAAGACCAATGTGGAAGCTGCTGGATATACTTTACCATATCTCCAACAGATTGAGGACTTCTCAACAAGTAAAATATATAACTTTATGAGGGGGTTCTTTCAAAAGGTGGACTGGAGAAGACTAGTATGCAACAACCAAGGGATACAAAATAGACCTTTATTTTCACTCTAGCATTGCATGGCAGGTTATCTATCAAAGACCGCAGGGGCGAAGCTATGTTGGCCcaagggtggtcaactgaccacccttcACCGAAAAATTATGCTACGTATAAGGTAAAATATTAGttgttattaattaaaaatagacTTTGAACACCCTTGCATAGCCCACTGGCAATTTTGAACACCCTTATAGAATTTCCTGGCTTCGCCACTGAAAGACAGGCTAGCAAAATGGGGAATAGTCACTGATAAAATATGCCCTTTGTGCAACATAGAAGAGGAATATATCTCCCGTTTATTTTTTGAGTGTTCTTTCTGTGCAAACATTTGGAATAGGATACTAGAATGGCAAGGAGTCCAGAGATTGGCAAGACATTGGCAGAATGAAATTCGCTGCGCTGTGGCAAATGCATGAGAAAGATCTGCTACAAATTAAGTATATAGAATGGCCTAGCAGGGTGCACATACCATATATGGGAGGAAAGAAATCACAGATGCTTTCAGCATACACAGAGGAGCAGTGATGCACAAGGCAACTAATCCAGTTGAATTTTATCCATCGTGTTTATCTGTTAACAAGATAGTGGAGTCCAACAGGAGTAAGAGGGGTAGATATTGTTCCTCAGGTGCTAGTTAGCTCAAGCCTGGGACTGTTTGTCCAGATTTAGCCTAGTTtatgtttgttttcttttccctTGAGCTGtacatatttactttggttaATGACATTCTTTTAttttccaatatatatatatatatggagctGTAAGAGGTCCAGACTTGAAAGTcccaaaataataaaatagacCCACATATTCAAGATGTCATTCCTAAATTTATgctacagagagagagagagagaaacatTTTGTGGTCCTAAGTCCAGAGGCATAACAGCGATCACTGCATCAAACCTTATAACTAAGACAAAATTTCACTTAATTAATATCTACACAATTAGAAGTATGATAAGATGAAGTTTTACAGCAGTTCAAGGAATTCACCTGTATAATACCCTTCACACGCCAAACCTTGTGCTTTAATACTACTACTTGTGGATCATCAGGATGAAGAGAGCGTAGTTCCTCCCGGACAGATTCCAAATTTGCATTGTGTTCAGACGACAATTGAATAGCTTTAACCTCTTTCAGATCCCCCTCTTCTCTTCCTAATACCACACGAGAGTCTCCAGCATTTGCAATGTATAACATCCCATTGCAAATTATACCCACTAAACAACATGATCCCACAGAAGCAATGTGGGGTTTAATTAGCCATTGCTTTCTCACTAGAGAAAGAAACTCCTCTTCTGTAGCCAAATATGCCTTGCTTATGACATCAGCTGACATTCCTTGATCCTCTGAGGTGAATTCTGCAATACAAATAGCTGTTAACTGAGTAACAAATGCATCAGTAATCTTCAAAAACcatacacacaaaaaaaaagagtaatGCATTCACGCCCTTGTCAAAGAGAGGAAATAAACAGACATGTTTTTTTTCGATCAACTCCTTTCAGGGGGAATTAGGTTGTTTTGAGCATGGGGTACACCTCATGTCTTTTATCCACTTCTCTTTACCGTGATATGTCAAAGAAGGATCAGTTACCAGAGGATGGTCTCCATTACTACAACCAAAATTTAGTATTTGTATCTTCGCAATTACAGGTATCCCGTTAGCAAATAATTTGGAGGTTTTTAAACATAAGGGACTAATCATGTTCAGTTATAATCTCCAAATGCCAAACAGAACATTCCACTAATGCTTCAAATTTACACAGATAATTCAGGGACAAGGAACCTGAGAATTCTACATTATTGATCCTAAGAGCACAAGCTGCTTCTCTTGCAACCATATATGTTATCCGCTCTCTTTTGATTTTCAAAAAGATGAGTCAAACCAACAGAACATTCCTTCTACTAATGCATACAGACAGACAGCATTCCTTCTTCACAACTTACATCTATTATCATTCATAAAGGAAGTTTTTCTTTACAAAATATCTAACTCTCCAAGATTTTAACAATGAAAATGTTGGCAATTTGGGTAAAAATGTCCAGATTCCACTGCTAAATGATACATAATAGTATGTTTATATAAAATATGTATCTTTCTTTAATAAGGTTTATAGAAGAATAATCGTTTGATGGTCTTTGACCCAATATTTATAAAACAGCCTTAAAATACTGAGCGGTGAGGGCCTTATACATAGTGATGTTGAGACTGAATTCTTCTGAAAGATACTCTATGCATGCATAATAAACCGTCACATCATTTGCTTTCATCTCTAGTCAAACAActataattttctttcttttgtctaTTCTTCCAGGTAATTGAACAATAAGAGCATTTTTTTCATAAGTTATCCCCATACAGCTAGGATAGGCGGGGCCCATATTAGTTCTCTTTCACAACTTGCAAAGGACATTATTCTAAAAGGATGTTATTCCTAACCAAAAGAAAAAGTCCCAAATGTCCTAAACTCAATCATGGTCTTGATTATGCCAGAAATAGCTAAAAGCAGTCTAAAGTTGTCCTAGTTTCTTGGGTAGGAATTAGAATAAAAAAAGTTCCCACTGCTAAAAGCTTTCCTTTCAGTAAGCACGTTATATGGAAACCATACGAAGGTTTTAACCTGAAAATTTCATTCAAAATGTATGTAAAAGAAACTCAAAAGTATGTAACAAACCTAAAAATTCAATACAATCATTCAGAAATACATATATCAAAATGAGCCTATGCGTGGCATATATGATTCCGTACATATACACAAAAGGGATTACAAGAGTTACTGCAGGAAACAAGCTTCTGGACCACATATACGTCAACATAAGAAATGCAAGAGCTATAATTGATGATGAAGCAAAGcattgaaaaagaagaaaaccatACTCTTGAGGTTCTCAAAAAGGCGGTCATTTATGAAGCGGGCAGCTTCTGGACCAGCATGGCCATCATAAATTCCGACAAAGGTCCCTTGAGGACCTGTATCCGCCAAACTCAACGGCCCGGATTCAAGCTGGCACTGATCCTCCATTACATTATTTGCTTGTATTACAGCCATTGAAAATTCTCCATTTACATGATGCCCTGAATCTTTGTACCACCACAATCCATCGACTCGGCCACCTGGATCTCCACCTCTAGTGCTACTATTCTCACCTTCGTTCTCTATCGAAGGCTTCCAACAAGGGTATACAAACTTTCTCAATGTAGTTGTCACCATCCCTTTACATATTATTGCTATAATAATTATAACTCACCCAAAAGAACTATCACTCAAAATATTAATCAAATTACTACTATTCCAGAATCCAAACCCCAGTTTCAGACCTATTCTATTATGAGGATCACCACAAGTTCCAGACTTTGTGCATATATCAATCAATGCAGACACCATTAATCTGCATAACCACAATATCAATAACCAAAAATCAATTTGCATTGCAAACACATTAGATTACCAATCTATACTAAAAAGAATAATGGGTTTTCAAGAAAATACACAAATATGCAAAAGTCAAAGAACTCCAAATAAGAAGAATAGGGGATCAAATTAGATACCTTGAATCAAAGATTTTCAACAGTGATGGCAATGGAAGACACCCATTATCAGattattttgttttttattaAATAAAGTTTGGAACTTTTACTCACGAGGAAAGAGAAAAATTCTCTATGTAATGTGGAAAGGGGTAGATCAGAGTGCGTGTGAGGGTGAGGGAGAGGGAGAGAGAAGGCCACTGTGGTGGtgaatgttttttttttccttgtaATTGTAGTTAAGAAAGAGAATAGACACATAAATAATTATTGGAACTTTGAATGGGCCCTTAAGAAATTCTGATTTGttcacttttctttcttctaagtgacgtttggacataagaattgtaaaatctcaaaaaaaaaaaaaaaagtgaaaataattttcaattgaaaatggtatttgaaaattagagttatgTTTGGAGTTActataattttgggttatttttgaaattttgtaagttatctgagtgaaaattttgaaaaacaactttttggagttttttaaaGTTTCGAAAAATTTCAAATGTATCTTCAAGCgaaaattgaaattttttatGATCAACCGctgatttcaaaaaagaaaagtaaaaatatttcaaaataaaaattataaaatttcttatgtccaaacgggctctaagaaattgttttccttttggattttccTTTTTCTAGATTCTCTTTTCGGCATTGGGGTGGTTCTGACTTTGACCAGCAACAAACCACCACCCTTTTAGGCAATTTTTTCTCACTCTCCGTGTTCTTTCTTTCGTGATTTTCTAGCAAAAACAATGAGAATTATCAATTCTAGTCAAATTTTTCCTTGAATTATATCAAATGATCCAAATTTATGATCAAGAAGTTGGTGTGGAGCTTTGGTATTGTTATTGATGATTTGAGAAGTATTATTGATGAGTTGTGTCAATGAGTTTCAACAAAGGTGGAAATTCTACTTGATGGTGCAATTAATTATTGTTTGAGTTCTATTTAGGGTAATTTTTAGCCTTGAGATGATAAATTTGAGCTTGGGAGATAGAGACCTAGCTGTAGGAGGTTTTGAGTGTAAAAAAAATGATGATTCACCGTCAGAACAACGTCCATGTTCTTCAATGTTTTGGAAAAAATATGGATAATCTTGTATTATTCAATAACAAATTTGACCACTTTTTCTTGTAAGAAAGGCCTACGTCATCATTGGTATGAAAAGTGGGGCTTACCAAAAGAATAACACAACAACTAGCTCATCGATCTGTCACCTGGAGTACTAGTATCTAGTATCTGAAAATAATAAAGAAGAAAGTGGTCATATGCCTAATAAACTGACACAGTTTAGTGTCATTAATTTTATCTTTAAGAGGTGTGACAAGTATTGACAAAATATGCCTAACAATATACTTGAAACAATTTAAATAATCACGTCATATCATAGTGATGTAAAGATTCACAACATGTATCATACTTTGTAGTTTCAAATATCAAACCAAAGAAGTTTCAACTATCATACATCGTTAATCTCATTTCCTTATTCGCTTCCTCATTTCCataatttattttatgtatatacATACGATATTACTCACATTGGTTACAACGATCAGCCCAACCTTCCAACTGACAGGGCTATAGTGACGCCCATGACGGAGGACGAGCCAACGAAGGAGGGTCAAGCAGGACTAGCAGACTTCTAGGCCGGTAAGCTTCTGAAAAAGAGGTGCATATGTCAGCTTAGGCAAATCACACAGCGAAATGGAAAAAGAAAGTGAAGAGCTTTATAAGGCAAAATATAAGTCCACATGGTGCGCACACTTTTGGGCTCGATGCAGCGTAGCCTGAAAGACAAATTCGTAAATGCCTAGGCCCAAAGCAAACAATACGTGTTATAAGCTTGAGTCGTGATAAATATGATACTAGAGCCTAACTCTCTCTCATACAATGGTGGGACAAACCTTAGTGAAAATGCTGATTCCCAATAGGGGGATCAATATGGTGTCTGTGATAGAGAGCGGGCCAATGAGGTCGGGTCAATTAAGACTGACATAGTTCTAGGTTGGCAAGCTTCTGAAGAAGGGGTGCACATGTCACCTTAGATAAATTATATATTAGAATAAGAAAGGAAAGTAAAGAGCTTTATAAGGTACAATATAAGTTCTATAGTACGCGCGACTTTGGACTGGATATGGTGTAGCCTGAAAGATAAATTCATACGGGCCTAGGCCTAAAGCAAAAAATACGGGGGCATTTGCATATATACCTGCTTTCTGGGTCACATtgtaacttgtgcccgctttgcaaaaaaaaattcaagcgtacccactttttcgcgtaacttcagcatacgaggctgaagtagcaaatgcaatcacgcaaaacttcagcattctagtagacgggtctgaagtagcaagtgtgctgaagtttttgtttgtaattgctgaacttaagcatagcagctgaagttttgttatatatttgctgaagtttttatttgtaattgctgaacttaagcatagtagttgaaattttattctctatttgctgaagtttttgtttgtaattgtactaaataagctgaagtttttttgtcctggattcattagttttgccattaagctttttcaaaaacttcagcagaaaatgctgaagttatttagttcatttgtaaaaacttcagcactaaaagctgaagtttttttatcctgaattcattagttttgtcataaagctttttcaaaaatttcagcagaagatgataaagttatttagttcatttgtaaaaacttcagcactatataggctgaagtttttgaaaaagctttctaacatactagataaataatcagattgccatcagtatctaaatcataaattttggaaacaataaacgtgaaaagaacagaattatcatgaaaagaatcaCTAAGTGTAATCTTAAACTTTCCatacgtggaaatattcacaaattattgtctactatcttacgtaattatttataacttatttttaaataatctgataaacatacttatgacaatcatcccatgaactgaagtttcatagcagcaccaacaacaacagcagcagcagcagcagaagaagaagaagaagaagaagaagaagaagaagaagaagaagaagaagaagaaaacgaaggagaagaagaaagagaaaggaggctgaagttgtttaaaaagtaggtacaagttaaaattttaaaaaaaatgggtatatgttaaatgagggcgaccaaataggacgccccatacaatttttacaaaaatatgcGTTATGGTCTTGGATCGCGATAACTGTGACTATTTGATACGCCATGATGTTTATTGCGCTCAAAGAATCTTCTCCCTTGCCAAGGCTAAATACGCCATGTGGTGTTGATTATGATCAAGGCATCCCCCCCCTGCCAA
Proteins encoded:
- the LOC104243130 gene encoding probable protein phosphatase 2C 38; its protein translation is MVTTTLRKFVYPCWKPSIENEGENSSTRGGDPGGRVDGLWWYKDSGHHVNGEFSMAVIQANNVMEDQCQLESGPLSLADTGPQGTFVGIYDGHAGPEAARFINDRLFENLKKFTSEDQGMSADVISKAYLATEEEFLSLVRKQWLIKPHIASVGSCCLVGIICNGMLYIANAGDSRVVLGREEGDLKEVKAIQLSSEHNANLESVREELRSLHPDDPQVVVLKHKVWRVKGIIQVSRSIGDAYLKRAEFNREPLLPKFRTPGTFEKPILLAEPSVLAHRLLPSDQFLIFASDGLWEHLSNQEAVDIVNSCPRHGIARKLVKAALQEAAKKREMRYSDLKKIDRGVRRHFHDDITVVVLFLDSHLISRSSFHGPVISIKGGGHPGDSIT